DNA sequence from the Blastomonas fulva genome:
CCAGCCCGCTGGGCCGCGCGCTGATCGGCCGCCTGCTCGACGACGAGGTCGAGGTCAGCGTGCCTTCGGGCGACAAGTTCTATGTCGTGTCGAAGATCGAGTTCATCTGACACATGCCCAATCTGCCGCGCGGCGCGGCGACCAACGCGCTGGTGATTGCCAATGTGCTGGTTTGGCTTGCAGGCTTTCTGACCGGCTGGACCGAACGCTTTCAGGTTGAAGGCGGGTTCTGGGCGGCGCGGCTGTCCGACAGCCTGCACGGCCATACGAGCGCGCTGCCGCTGGATTACCCCTGGGTTGTCCCCGTGTGGCTGACCCCGGTGACCTCTGCATTCCTGCACGCCGGGCTTTTACACCTGGCGATGAACATGCTGGTGCTGGTGGTGGTCGGCCGCATGATCGAGGCGGCGCTCGGCACAGGGCGGTTCGTGCTGCTCTATGCCTCAGGGATCGTCGGGGCGGCGGCGATGCATTACGCCGTCGATCCGCTCTCGACAACGCCGGTGGTGGGCGCAAGCGGAGCCATCTCTGCGCTGCTCGCCGCCTATTTCCTGCTGTTTGCCCGGCGCAAGCCAAAGGCCATCGGACCGGTGCCGGGCCTGGTCGTGCACATTGCGTGGCTGGCAGCCGCGTGGATCGGCATCAACCTGCTCAGCCAGCTCGCCTTTGCAGGAACCGCTCTCGGCATCGCCATTTGGGCGCATATCGGCGGGTTTGCCGCCGGTCTGGCACTGGCCGTGCCTCTGGCGCAGAGCCATCGCCCGCGCAGGCCGCGTCGCGACATTCCGTAACACGGCGAGTGCGGGGGCTAAACGACGGGCGATCAGGCCTGTTCGGGGGTTTCCGGATCGAGCAGCCGGTGCAGGTGCACGATGACATAGCGCATCTCGGCGTCATCGACCGTGCGCTGAGCGTTGCTGCGCCAGGCTTCTTCGGCGCTGGCATAATCGGGATAGACACCGACAAGATCCATGTTGTCGAGTTCGCAGAAATCGAGGGTTTGCGGATCGCTGACGCGTCCGCCCATGACGAGATGAAGTTTGCTCATTGAATTGTGCGTCCCATGACCGATGAACTGGATGCCGGGCGGCATCCTCTCCTTCACCGGGGCCTTGGCGGCCACCGCGTGATAGCGGTGCGCCTTAGTCGCATCTGGAACGATTTTCCAGCCCTGACGCGCGTAGCTGCGATCAGGGCTTCTTGCGGCTGAGCAACGTCTCGCGCGCCTTGCCGATCGACGCCCTGGCCTTGCCGACCAGCGGCTCGGTAGCCTTGGCGATGGGCTTGCGGCCGTAAAACAGCCCGCCCAGAAGTCCCGCCAGTGCCAGCTTGCCGCGATGCGCCCAAGCGAATCCCGCCGCCTTGTCCGCAGCGCCGCCGATGGTGTTGGCGGCGGTGTCTATCGCTTCGTCGGCAACGTTCGCCGGCGTGAAGCGCTCCTTGGCGCGGGCGAGCGCCTTTTGCCACTGAGTGCGCGCGGCCACCCTGCGTGCGGCAACTTCCGCTAGGCTGGGTTCATGCTCGTCAGGGCTTTGCGCGGCCTGCATCTGCTCTGTCATGCGTGACCCTCCGCAGCCGTGGCGGTGGTTTCGGCTTCGGGGTCAGCGGCGAACAATGCGCTCACCTTGCCGACGCGGCCCGCCGCCAGCCAGAAGCACAATGCCGCCAGCACCAGACTGCCTGCAACGGTGGCTCCCATCGCACCCCATGCGCCCAGGATCGGGATGAGTGCGATCATCGTCCCCACCACCAGCGCGATGAGCGCGCAACTGATCAGGATCAGCCCGACGACGCCGAGCAGCGCTATGGTGCGGATCTGCCGGCCGGCTGCCGACATCCGCGCCTTCTGAAAGCCGATTTCGGCATCGATCATCTCGCGGCCATCGGCGTACAGTCCGCGCAGCTGGTCGATCATTCCGGGTTTGACAGTGGGTTCGCTCGCGTCCCGGGCCCCCGTGTCATCACCTGCACCTGTGTCCGGAGCGACAGCAGATGCAGGCGCACTGGACCCAGGCGCGGAATTGGGAATGGTGGTCATCAATTTGGGTTCAATCGGCGCCGGACGTGCGGTCAGCGCTTCTTGCCGCCAAAGACCGATCCGACAAGCTTGGCGAGCATCAGGCTGACCACCGCCGCGATGCCCAGAGCGGCCGCAGGCTTGGTCCGCACGAATTCGCGCGTATCCTCGGCGATCTCATCCACAGGCTTGGCGCGCAGACGATCGGCAGCTTCGCTGACCGATTGCGCCGCAGTGCGCGCATAATCGCCATATTTGGGGCCGATATTGTCGTCGATCGCCCCGGCGCTGTCGCTGATGATGCGCGCCAGGCCATGCACGGCGTCGCTGGCCTTGTCCTTGACGTCGGTCGCCACTTCGCGGGCCTTGTCGGTCATGTTGTCGGGGATCATGGCATTCACCTTGGCTGCAGCGGCGCCCAGCGCGCTGGTGTCGGACGAAGCGGTTTCGGGCGCGGTCGTGACCGCAAGCGCGGTTCCGGTCGCCACGGCAGGAGCGATGGCCTCGGTTGGCGTGGCCGTCGTCTTGCGCTTGGGTGCAGCGGTCGTGGCGGAGCCATCTGTGGGGCTGGTTGCCTTTTTGGTGCGCGGCTTTTTGGGCGCAGCCTCGGTCGGGGCAGCGGCCTTGATTTCTTCTTCGGACATATATTCCTCCTCAAGCTTTGCAGCAGACGCATGAGGCGTTGCCGCGGTTCCGCTTGCCCTTGCACTATTCTGGCCAGTCCGTGCACATTTTCAAGCGTTTTCGCGTTTGCAGCATGGAGGCGCCAAGGTGCGTCCGGATGGTTGCCAACGGGCCCTCCAAGCCCTAGAGGGTGCGCCATTCCATCCACCTGCCAGACCCGAAAGAGTGCCGCTTATGACCGCGATCATGGATATCCACGCCCGCCAGATTCTCGACAGCCGCGGCAACCCCACGGTCGAAGTCGATGTGCTGCTCGAAGACGGCAGCTTTGGCCGGGCAGGGGTGCCCTCGGGCGCATCAACCGGAGCCTATGAGGCAGTCGAGAAGCGCGATGGCGACATGGCGATGTATCTGGGCAAGGGCGTCACCCAGGCGGTCGACATGGTCAACAGCGAGATCTTCGAGGCGATCGTCGGGCTCGACGCAGAAGACCAGCGTGACATCGACATGGCGATGATCGGCCTGGATGGCACCGAAAACAAGTCGCGGCTG
Encoded proteins:
- a CDS encoding rhomboid family intramembrane serine protease; protein product: MPNLPRGAATNALVIANVLVWLAGFLTGWTERFQVEGGFWAARLSDSLHGHTSALPLDYPWVVPVWLTPVTSAFLHAGLLHLAMNMLVLVVVGRMIEAALGTGRFVLLYASGIVGAAAMHYAVDPLSTTPVVGASGAISALLAAYFLLFARRKPKAIGPVPGLVVHIAWLAAAWIGINLLSQLAFAGTALGIAIWAHIGGFAAGLALAVPLAQSHRPRRPRRDIP
- a CDS encoding DUF4170 domain-containing protein; amino-acid sequence: MSKLHLVMGGRVSDPQTLDFCELDNMDLVGVYPDYASAEEAWRSNAQRTVDDAEMRYVIVHLHRLLDPETPEQA
- a CDS encoding phage holin family protein — protein: MIDQLRGLYADGREMIDAEIGFQKARMSAAGRQIRTIALLGVVGLILISCALIALVVGTMIALIPILGAWGAMGATVAGSLVLAALCFWLAAGRVGKVSALFAADPEAETTATAAEGHA